Within Methyloversatilis discipulorum, the genomic segment CGGTGATTCATCGGGTTGGCTCCGGCGTGCAGCGGAATGCGCTCGACCACTTCGACGCCCTCGCTCTCCAGCGCCCGCACTTTCAGCGGGTTATTGGTGAGCAGGCGGGCCTGACGGATGCCGAGGCTGCGCACGATGTGCGCGGCGTAGCGGTAATCGCGTGCGTCGTCCTCGAAACCCAGCATGCGGTTGGCGTCCACCGTGTCGGCGCCGCTGTCTTGCAGCGCGTAGGCGCGAATCTTGTTGATCAGGCCGATGCCGCGCCCCTCCTGCCGCAGGTAGACCAGCGCGCCGCGGCCTTCGGCAGCGATTGCGCGCAGCGACGCTTCGAGCTGCGGGCCGCAGTCGCAGCGCAGGCTGAACAGCGTGTCGCCGGTCAGGCATTCGGAGTGCAGGCGCAACATGACCGGGGCGCCGTCGCTGAAGTCGCCCAGCGTCAGCGCAACGTGTTCGAGCCCGGTCTTCGGGTCGGCGTAGCCGTGCAGCGTGAAGTCGGCCCAGCGGGTGGGCAGCCGGCACACGATGTCCGACGGTGCGGTCGCGTGCGCGGTGGCGTCGGCCGGGTGGCGGCCGGCGGTGTCGCCTTCCGGCAGGTGGCCGATGGCGCGGTACTTCTTTTCACTGGGTTGCGTGCTCATGTGCTGCTTTGTGTTGGGGCCTGCAGGCGAGTGCAGGGGCAGGCCAAGGGGCGTAAGTATGGCCCATGTTGTGCTCTGGGCGGCACGGTCAGCTTAACCAGCGGGCGATCAGTGGCACGACAATCGCCGTGACGACACCATTCAATCCCATTGCAAGCGCCGAGAAGGCGCCGGCGGTCTCGCCGAGCTGAAAGGCGCGCGCGGTACCGATGCCGTGCGCGCTCATGCCGATGGCGAAGCCGGTCACCGCCGGGTCACGGGTGCCGGTGGCCTTGAGCAGGGCGGGGCCGATCACGGCGCCGACGATGCCGGTCAGGATGACCAGGATGGCGGTCAGCGAGGGCAGGCCGCCTATCTTTTCCGAAATGCCCATGGCGATCGGCGTGGTGACCGATTTCGGCGCCAGCGACAGCAGCGTACGCGGCTCGGCGCCGAGTGCCTGCGCGATCCACCACACCGACAGCACCGACACCACCGACCCGGCCAGCAGCGCCAGCATGGAGGGGCCGAACAGCTGCTTCAGTCGCGGCAACTGCGCATGAAGCGGCACCGCCAGGGCGACGGTGGCCGGGCCGAGCAGGAAGTGCACGAACTGGGCACCGTCGAAATAGACGCCGTAGGGCGTGCCGGTCAGCGTGAGCAGCGCGACGATGAGCGCGACGGCGAGGGCGACCGGATTGGCCAGCGGGTGTGACCCGAGTTTGAGGTAGAGCGCATGCGCCGCCTGATAGGCCAGCAGCGTCAGCGTGAGGCCGAGCAGCGGGCTGGCCGACAGATAGACCCACAGCTCGCGGAACTCGCCACTCATCGACCACGCGCTCCGAGGCGCAGCACGGCGGCGGTGACCAGCAGCGTGATTGCGCAGCTCAGCACGACAGCGGTCAATGTCGGCAGCCACTCGCGGGTGAGCAGGCCGGCGTGCACCATGATGCCGGCGCCGGCCGGCACGAACAGCAGCGACAGGTGCTGCAGCAGGGTGTTGGCCGTTTCGCGCAGCGGTGCCGGTGTTTCGCCGCGGACCATCAGGGCGGCGAACAGCAGGGCCATGCCAACCACCGGGCCCGGCACCGGCAGCCCCAGCCACTGGACCAGCACTTCCCCGATCAGCTGCAGCACCAGCAGCAGGGTGAGCGACGCGAGCATGACGACCTCCGGCGGCGAGACATGACCGGATTCTACGGCGTCCGCGGATGTGAAAAGGCCCCGGTCCTTGCGGTACCGGGGCCTGCGGACAGCGTGGACTTCGCCGGATCAGCGATAGCCGGCGCGGTCGAACACCTTCTGCGCCTGCGCCGTCGTGCGCGCCAGTTCGCCCACATTCAGCGTGTCGGCCTTGAAGTTGCCGAGCGACTTCAGTTCGGGGTTGGACACCACCGCCGACTTCACGACCGGCCACTCGTTGTTGCCGTTGGCGAAATAGGCCTGGGCTTCGTCCGAGGCGAGGTACTCCAGGAACTTGACCGCGGCGTCCTTGTTCGGCGCCGTCTTCAGCATGCCGCCACCGGAAATGTTGATGTGGGTGCCGAAGCTGGACTGGTTGGGCCACACCACCCCCACCTTTTCCATCATCGAGCGGTCTTCCGCCTTACCCGAGCGCAGCAGGCGCACCAGATAGTAGGTGTTCGACACGGCCACGTCGCACTCGCCGACCGCCACCGCCTTGATCTGGTCGGTGTCGCCACCCTTCGGCGCGCGGGCGAAGTTGGCGACCACGCCGCGTGCCCACTCTTCGGTCTTGGCCTCGCCCCAGTGCTGGATCAGCGCAGCGCCGAGCGACACGTTGTACGGATGGGCGCCCGAGCGCGAACAGAGCTTGCCCTTCAGCGCCGGCTTGGCCAGGTCTTCGTAGTTGGCGACGTCGGCCGACTTCAGCTTCATCTTGTTGTAGATGATGACGCGGGCGCGGGTCGAGAATGCGAACCAGTTGTTCTCCGGGTCACGCAGGTGGGCCGGGATGCGCTCTTCGAGCACGGCGGACTTCACCGGCGCGAACAGGCCGAGCGCATCAGCCTGGGCCAGGCGTGAGGCGTCCACCGTGATGAACACGTCGGCCGGGCTGTTGGCGCCTTCGTTGCGGATGCGCTCGACCAGTTCGTCCTCTTTGCCCTCGATGCGGTTGATCTTGATGCCGGTCTGGCGCGTGAAGTTCGAGTACAGCGCTTCGTCCGTCTGATAGTGACGGGCCGAGTAGAGGTTCAGCACCTTTTCCTGCGCAAGCGCCGGGGTCAGCGCGAAGGCGGCGGTCAGCGCCGTTGCGAGGCGGATGAGTCGGGATTTCATGGTCGCTCCAGGAGATACGGTCGCAAGGTTCGTGCGCGAATCAGTGCGTCACGATGCGGCCGGAAATTAGCAGAAGCAATTCGCAATTGCAAAGCATTCGCAATTGCGCTACCGTGAATGCGAATCGTTCTCAAAAGGATGTTCGCATGGACGCTGTT encodes:
- a CDS encoding CidA/LrgA family protein; translated protein: MLASLTLLLVLQLIGEVLVQWLGLPVPGPVVGMALLFAALMVRGETPAPLRETANTLLQHLSLLFVPAGAGIMVHAGLLTREWLPTLTAVVLSCAITLLVTAAVLRLGARGR
- a CDS encoding LrgB family protein: MSGEFRELWVYLSASPLLGLTLTLLAYQAAHALYLKLGSHPLANPVALAVALIVALLTLTGTPYGVYFDGAQFVHFLLGPATVALAVPLHAQLPRLKQLFGPSMLALLAGSVVSVLSVWWIAQALGAEPRTLLSLAPKSVTTPIAMGISEKIGGLPSLTAILVILTGIVGAVIGPALLKATGTRDPAVTGFAIGMSAHGIGTARAFQLGETAGAFSALAMGLNGVVTAIVVPLIARWLS
- the ribA gene encoding GTP cyclohydrolase II — protein: MSTQPSEKKYRAIGHLPEGDTAGRHPADATAHATAPSDIVCRLPTRWADFTLHGYADPKTGLEHVALTLGDFSDGAPVMLRLHSECLTGDTLFSLRCDCGPQLEASLRAIAAEGRGALVYLRQEGRGIGLINKIRAYALQDSGADTVDANRMLGFEDDARDYRYAAHIVRSLGIRQARLLTNNPLKVRALESEGVEVVERIPLHAGANPMNHRYLATKAQRMGHIQD
- a CDS encoding Fe(3+) ABC transporter substrate-binding protein, translating into MKSRLIRLATALTAAFALTPALAQEKVLNLYSARHYQTDEALYSNFTRQTGIKINRIEGKEDELVERIRNEGANSPADVFITVDASRLAQADALGLFAPVKSAVLEERIPAHLRDPENNWFAFSTRARVIIYNKMKLKSADVANYEDLAKPALKGKLCSRSGAHPYNVSLGAALIQHWGEAKTEEWARGVVANFARAPKGGDTDQIKAVAVGECDVAVSNTYYLVRLLRSGKAEDRSMMEKVGVVWPNQSSFGTHINISGGGMLKTAPNKDAAVKFLEYLASDEAQAYFANGNNEWPVVKSAVVSNPELKSLGNFKADTLNVGELARTTAQAQKVFDRAGYR